The Ischnura elegans chromosome 1, ioIscEleg1.1, whole genome shotgun sequence genome contains a region encoding:
- the LOC124169617 gene encoding cyclin-dependent kinase 2-like isoform X2 — MDVFHKIEKIGEGTYGVVYKAKDKITGKLVALKKIRLETEIEGVPSTAIREISLLKELKHPNVVCLLDVVHADKKLYLVFEFLTQDLKKFLDSSKDLLPPELVKSYLWQLFKGITYCHAHRILHRDLKPQNLLIDSEGSIKLADFGLARAFGVPVRTYTHEVVTLWYRAPEILLGTKFYSTSVDVWSIGCIFAEMLTRRALFPGDSEIDQLFRIFRTLGTPDESIWPGVSQLPDYKSMFPRWEPQNISKVIPNLDQDAKDLFLKLLTYDPHKRITAKAAMSHPYFGNVKILKPPL; from the exons ATGGACGTATTccataaaattgaaaagattgGAGAAGGAACTTATGGAGTGGTTTATAAGGCGAAAGACAAGATAACAGGAAAACTTGTTGCGTTGAAGAAAATTCGTTTGGAAAC GGAAATTGAAGGTGTTCCAAGTACAGCCATCCGTGAAATCTCCCTCCTGAAAGAATTAAAACATCCAAATGTCGTTTGCCTTCTGGATGTGGTTCATGCCGACAAGAAACTTTATCTAGTTTTTGAATTTCTTACCCAAGACTTGAAGAAATTTCTTGACTCCTCTAAGGATTTACTTCCTCCTGAATTAGTAAAG AGTTATTTGTGGCAGCTTTTTAAAGGCATCACGTACTGTCATGCTCATCGAATATTGCATCGGGATCTCAAACCTCAAAATCTGCTGATAGACTCTGAAGGATCTATCAAACTAGCTGATTTTGGTCTTGCCAGAGCTTTTGGTGTTCCTGTACGCACGTACACTCATGAAGTTGTGACTTTATGGTATCGAGCCCCTGAAATTCTTCTAGGGACCAAATTTTATTCAACTTCAGTTGATGTTTGGAGCATAGGCTGTATTTTTGCAGAAATG CTAACTAGAAGAGCACTTTTCCCTGGGGATTCTGAAATCGATCAACTATTTAGGATATTTCGTACATTAGGTACTCCTGATGAGAGTATATGGCCTGGAGTTTCTCAGCTGCCTGATTATAAGTCAATGTTTCCCAGATGGGAACCTCAAAACATATCGAAAGTAATTCCTAATTTGGATCAAGATGCCAAGGATTTATTTTTG aaaCTTTTAACATATGATCCTCACAAGCGAATTACTGCCAAAGCTGCCATGAGTCATCCATACTTCGGTAATGTGAAGATTCTGAAGCCACCATTGTGA
- the LOC124169617 gene encoding cyclin-dependent kinase 2-like isoform X1: protein MNFSICLGNRNFPRLCLGGSTLAKIAFRLSENGGCASYSWEIEGVPSTAIREISLLKELKHPNVVCLLDVVHADKKLYLVFEFLTQDLKKFLDSSKDLLPPELVKSYLWQLFKGITYCHAHRILHRDLKPQNLLIDSEGSIKLADFGLARAFGVPVRTYTHEVVTLWYRAPEILLGTKFYSTSVDVWSIGCIFAEMLTRRALFPGDSEIDQLFRIFRTLGTPDESIWPGVSQLPDYKSMFPRWEPQNISKVIPNLDQDAKDLFLKLLTYDPHKRITAKAAMSHPYFGNVKILKPPL from the exons ATGAATTTTTCCATTTGCTTGGGTAATAGGAATTTCCCACGCTTGTGTCTAGGTGGCAGCACCTTAGCGAAAATTGCATTTCGGCTTAGTGAAAATGGCGGATGTGCGTCGTATTCGTG GGAAATTGAAGGTGTTCCAAGTACAGCCATCCGTGAAATCTCCCTCCTGAAAGAATTAAAACATCCAAATGTCGTTTGCCTTCTGGATGTGGTTCATGCCGACAAGAAACTTTATCTAGTTTTTGAATTTCTTACCCAAGACTTGAAGAAATTTCTTGACTCCTCTAAGGATTTACTTCCTCCTGAATTAGTAAAG AGTTATTTGTGGCAGCTTTTTAAAGGCATCACGTACTGTCATGCTCATCGAATATTGCATCGGGATCTCAAACCTCAAAATCTGCTGATAGACTCTGAAGGATCTATCAAACTAGCTGATTTTGGTCTTGCCAGAGCTTTTGGTGTTCCTGTACGCACGTACACTCATGAAGTTGTGACTTTATGGTATCGAGCCCCTGAAATTCTTCTAGGGACCAAATTTTATTCAACTTCAGTTGATGTTTGGAGCATAGGCTGTATTTTTGCAGAAATG CTAACTAGAAGAGCACTTTTCCCTGGGGATTCTGAAATCGATCAACTATTTAGGATATTTCGTACATTAGGTACTCCTGATGAGAGTATATGGCCTGGAGTTTCTCAGCTGCCTGATTATAAGTCAATGTTTCCCAGATGGGAACCTCAAAACATATCGAAAGTAATTCCTAATTTGGATCAAGATGCCAAGGATTTATTTTTG aaaCTTTTAACATATGATCCTCACAAGCGAATTACTGCCAAAGCTGCCATGAGTCATCCATACTTCGGTAATGTGAAGATTCTGAAGCCACCATTGTGA
- the LOC124169617 gene encoding cyclin-dependent kinase 2-like isoform X3 has product MEIEGVPSTAIREISLLKELKHPNVVCLLDVVHADKKLYLVFEFLTQDLKKFLDSSKDLLPPELVKSYLWQLFKGITYCHAHRILHRDLKPQNLLIDSEGSIKLADFGLARAFGVPVRTYTHEVVTLWYRAPEILLGTKFYSTSVDVWSIGCIFAEMLTRRALFPGDSEIDQLFRIFRTLGTPDESIWPGVSQLPDYKSMFPRWEPQNISKVIPNLDQDAKDLFLKLLTYDPHKRITAKAAMSHPYFGNVKILKPPL; this is encoded by the exons AT GGAAATTGAAGGTGTTCCAAGTACAGCCATCCGTGAAATCTCCCTCCTGAAAGAATTAAAACATCCAAATGTCGTTTGCCTTCTGGATGTGGTTCATGCCGACAAGAAACTTTATCTAGTTTTTGAATTTCTTACCCAAGACTTGAAGAAATTTCTTGACTCCTCTAAGGATTTACTTCCTCCTGAATTAGTAAAG AGTTATTTGTGGCAGCTTTTTAAAGGCATCACGTACTGTCATGCTCATCGAATATTGCATCGGGATCTCAAACCTCAAAATCTGCTGATAGACTCTGAAGGATCTATCAAACTAGCTGATTTTGGTCTTGCCAGAGCTTTTGGTGTTCCTGTACGCACGTACACTCATGAAGTTGTGACTTTATGGTATCGAGCCCCTGAAATTCTTCTAGGGACCAAATTTTATTCAACTTCAGTTGATGTTTGGAGCATAGGCTGTATTTTTGCAGAAATG CTAACTAGAAGAGCACTTTTCCCTGGGGATTCTGAAATCGATCAACTATTTAGGATATTTCGTACATTAGGTACTCCTGATGAGAGTATATGGCCTGGAGTTTCTCAGCTGCCTGATTATAAGTCAATGTTTCCCAGATGGGAACCTCAAAACATATCGAAAGTAATTCCTAATTTGGATCAAGATGCCAAGGATTTATTTTTG aaaCTTTTAACATATGATCCTCACAAGCGAATTACTGCCAAAGCTGCCATGAGTCATCCATACTTCGGTAATGTGAAGATTCTGAAGCCACCATTGTGA
- the LOC124169650 gene encoding ribosome biogenesis regulatory protein homolog, whose amino-acid sequence MDIVAKVLEKAAEEEKKFKPISVNKPLDLEYDVGNFITEDKNDLNEKELRKDTDGYLKQLARDNTQLIINKIWELPTEQVEEVFVAKLPASTFVLPREKPVPKPKPLTKWQQYAKEKGIKKKKKDKLVWDEVVQKWVPNYGYKKASAQKEKDWVIEVPQSADPYEDQFSKKEEEKKERVAKNELKRLRNLAASKNIKVPKIGLLPAENPTSTHLNIATHLAKASTASLGKFQPKLPKEKLNSKSPLGPKKRKIDAQSITPKMERSSHLTIADSILCKKPKLDVEKAVNTELYNQDQEKAEEKKKPKKGAKKRTMHQGSKRKGGKGNKFKGDGGNKKMGSAGLSGGKGKGKSFGPKSSGKGQRIHKAKGRKRR is encoded by the exons ATGGATATTGTAGCCAAGGTATTAGAGAAAGCTGctgaagaggagaaaaaattcaaacCTATCTCTGTAAATAAACCACTAGATTTGGAATATGACGTAGGAAATTTCATAACAGAAGACAAGAATGATTTGAACGAGAAGGAATTAAG GAAGGATACCGATGGTTATCTCAAACAGCTTGCAAGGGATAACACGCAGTTGATTATTAACAAAATATGGGAGCTTCCTACCGAGCAAGTCGAAGAGGTGTTCGTCGCGAAACTTCCAGCCAGTACTTTCGTGTTGCCTCGTGAAAAACCTGTGCCGAAGCCAAAGCCATTAACAAAGTGGCAACAGTATGCTAAAGAGaagggaataaaaaagaaaaagaaagacaaGCTAGTGTGGGACGAAGTAGTCCAG AAATGGGTCCCTAACTATGGCTACAAGAAGGCATCCGCACAAAAGGAAAAGGATTGGGTCATCGAAGTACCTCAGAGTGCAGATCCGTATGAAGATCAGTTTTCgaagaaagaggaagaaaagaaGGAGCGTGTGgccaaaaatgaattgaaaaggcTGCGCAATTTAGCAGCTTCAAAGAACATCAAAGTTCCAAAGATAGGACTGCTTCCGGCGGAAAATCCTACATCAACTCAT ctgAATATAGCCACACATTTGGCTAAAGCATCGACAGCTTCCTTAGGGAAATTTCAGCCAAAATTACCTAAGGAGAAACTCAACAGTAAATCTCCCTTGGGTCCGAAGAAGAGGAAGATAGATGCTCAATCTATAACACCTAAAATGGAAAGAAGCTCTCATTTAACAATCGCAGATAGTATTCTTTGTAAAAAGCCAAAGTTGGATGTGGAAAAGGCAGTCAATACAGAGTTGTACAATCAGGACCAAGA GAaagcagaagagaagaaaaagCCTAAGAAGGGTGCAAAGAAGAGGACGATGCACCAAGGGAGCAAGAGGAAAGGGGGTAAAGGAAACAAGTTCAAGGGTGACGGAGGTAATAAAAAGATGGGATCTGCAGGTCTCTCAGGTGGAAAGGGGAAAGGAAAAAGTTTTGGGCCCAAATCTTCTGGTAAGGGTCAGCGAATACACAAGGCTAAAGGCCGTAAAAGACGTTGA